From the genome of Malus domestica chromosome 04, GDT2T_hap1, one region includes:
- the LOC103433634 gene encoding 7-deoxyloganetic acid glucosyltransferase-like, translated as MTSHAKSTSNFETDDDMDKQISDISRMEGLLQGRDLPSFCRYPIDRSITKFFMEETKAIARASSLIIDTFDGLEASILSHIATLIPKVYAIGPVHALVKSRVGDVLSSSAPLCQEDRRCMTWLDYKQVGSVIYVSFGSLVKLTHDQFFEFWHGLVSCGKQFIWVVRLDMLTGEQGEHVIPTELEMGTKERGFIVEWAPQEEVLAHNVVGRFLTQCGWNSIVDKLIQDLRNL; from the coding sequence ATGACTAGTCATGCAAAATCTACTTCTAACTTTGAAACAGATGATGACATGGATAAGCAGATTAGCGATATTTCGAGGATGGAAGGCCTTTTACAGGGCCGAGACCTACCAAGCTTTTGCAGATATCCAATTGACCGCTCAATTACTAAATTTTTCATGGAAGAGACCAAAGCTATTGCTCGTGCTTCTTCTTTAATAATCGACACCTTCGACGGCCTTGAAGCCTCAATTCTCTCCCACATAGCCACACTTATCCCCAAAGTTTACGCAATAGGCCCTGTCCACGCCCTTGTCAAATCTCGCGTTGGCGATGTCCTGTCATCCTCTGCCCCTTTGTGCCAAGAAGACCGCCGTTGCATGACGTGGCTGGACTACAAACAAGTGGGATCTGTTATATATGTTAGCTTTGGCAGCTTGGTGAAGCTAACACATGaccaattttttgaattttggcaCGGCTTGGTCAGTTGCGGGAAACAATTTATATGGGTGGTGCGGTTAGATATGCTTACGGGGGAGCAAGGAGAGCACGTGATTCCGACTGAGCTGGAGATGGGTACAAAGGAGAGGGGATTTATAGTGGAGTGGGCCCCCCAAGAAGAGGTCCTGGCTCACAATGTTGTGGGAAGGTTTTTAACCCAATGCGGGTGGAACTCAATCGTGGACAAACTTATTCAAGACTTGAGAAACTTGTGA
- the LOC139195059 gene encoding secreted RxLR effector protein 161-like has product MESYSCGQVPVNKRDKFSKNQCPMTDLEIKKMQSKPYASLVGSLMYATVCTRPDVAFIVGMLRRFQANPGEAHWISAKKVLRYLQRTKNFMLVYGKSESLELEGYTDSDLVGDVDDRKSTGGYIFMLNGGAVSWKSAKQTLIATSTMEDEFVACFEGMKQAVWLKNFLSELKVVNSVQKPMRMFCDNNSAVFFAKNNIRTSASRLMDVKFLKVREQVKKGMIDVQHISTVLMIVDPLTKALPIGES; this is encoded by the coding sequence ATGGAAAGTTATAGTTGTGGCCAAGTTCCAGTTAACAAAAGGGATAAGTTCTCGAAGAATCAATGCCCGATGACTGATTTGGAGATAAAGAAAATGCAATCTAAGCCTTATGCTTCTCTGGTGGGAAGCCTTATGTATGCAACCGTATGTACACGACCAGACGTTGCGTTTATAGTAGGAATGTTGAGAAGGTTTCAAGCAAATCCAGGAGAAGCACATTGGATATCTGCCAAGAAGGTTCTGAGATACTTGCAAAGAACTAAAAACTTTATGTTGGTTTATGGCAAGAGTGAATCTTTGGAACTTGAGGGGTACACTGACTCCGATTTGGTAGGTGACGTGGATGATAGAAAGTCAACAGGTGGTTATATTTTCATGTTGAATGGTGGAGCAGTTTCCTGGAAGAGTGCTAAACAAACTCTCATTGCTACATCTACTATGGAAGATGAATTTGTAGCTTGTTTTGAAGGAATGAAACAAGCTGTTTGGTTGAAGAACTTTCTGTCAGAATTGAAAGTTGTAAATTCAGTTCAAAAACCTATGAGAATGTTTTGTGACAACAATTCAGCCGTGTTCTTTGcaaaaaataacataagaaCTTCTGCTTCGAGGTTAATGGATGTAAAATTTCTTAAAGTGAGAGAACAAGTAAAGAAAGGGATGATTGATGTTCAGCACATTAGTACTGTTTTGATGATTGTAGATCCTTTGACTAAAGCGCTGCCTATTGGAGAGTCTTAG